The following DNA comes from Novosphingobium sp. PP1Y.
CCAGCAGCGCGACGACAACGGTTCCGACCACGGCAAAGCTTGCCAATGCGCGATGCGAGAATTCGACATGAGCCTGGGTCATGCGGCGATGCGGCCGGAATAACAGCGTGGTGAGCGCCAGCAGCGCTGCCACCCACACACCCGCGGCTAGCAGATGAATAATGTCGGCACCGAGGTGAATGAGACCAACCCATCCCTCGTCCATCGCGCCGTGCCCTGTCCAGACGACGCTCGAAAGCGCCACCGCTCCCAACAGCGACAGCAGCCACATCCAGCCCGTGCGCAATCCGTGCGGGCTCAGGGCTATGACCAGGAAAAGCAACAGCGCGCCGATGCGGACGAGCCATGTCGTCCCGACGCTCGTGCCACCGATCACCAGGCGCAGTGCGGAGCTGTCAACTTCGCCAGGAGCCACGCCGCTCATCGAAGCGGTGAGCGATACAATCGCCTGGCCCGACAAGAGCAGACCGATGAAGGCAATTCCACCCACCAGCCTGCGCAGCGTGAGAGCGGCCTCGGGAGACCGTTCCACGCCGCGCAGGCCGTAAAGCGCGAAGAGCGGCAAACCGAAGAGCAGCATCAGGTCCATGTAAAGCGCGAACCTGATAAGGACGGCGGCCACGTCAGGCACAGGCTCACTTCACCTTGAAGTTGAATGTGCCATTTACGCGATGGGTGTCCGCGGTAACGGCATGCCAGTCGAGCTTGTAGGTGCCCGTGTGCAGAGCACTTTTGGGAACCGCGACGAGCGTCTTGCCGTCGGCGCCCACGCTGGTATCGACCGCAATCTTCATTGGAGGCATCTTCATACCCGGCATGTCGGTCATGACGAGGTCGATGCCTGAGAACTGGTTCACGAGCGTTTCGTTGAAGCGCAACTCGATCCTCGCCGGCCTCTCCACGGTCGCATCGGCTGCGGGGGTCGATGAGACTAGCTTGGGATGGGCCTGGGCCGCGGTTCCGCTGATGAGTGCGGTAGCGAGGCCAAAAGCGGCGAGCAATGTGCGAACGGGGGTCATGGCATACTCCATTTGGCGGCAACGACGATTGATACGCGCGTCGCGGGGTAATCCCTCACATGAGGGGCAAAAATTTTTGTTTGCGGGCTTGAGGCCGCCTTGTCCGACAAAATGGCATTAGAATATTGACAGGTAACAGGTTCTGCCGCGCATTCGCACGAATGCGCCCGATTGACGCACGCAGGATCCGTTGGATGGCGTGGAAAGACCGATACCTTACCTGCAAGTTCCAACTCCCCACCGGTTTCGCAATATTTGAAGGGCCTTCAGGGGTAGCTGGCAAAGAGCTTCGTTCCGCCGGGGCCGAAGGCGATGACTGCGTAATGCTGGATGCGGCCACCCACTTCCATCCCGGGCGAGCCGAGCGGCATGCCGGGAACGGCAAGTCCGCGAACACCTGCAGGCTTTTCGCGGAGCAGTCTGGCAATATCGCGCGCCGGCGCATGGCCTTCGATTACGTAGCCATCGACAACCATGCTATGACATGAGCGAAGCTGCTGCGGGACGCCCTTGCGGTCCTTGAGCGAAGTCATGTCTGCCGTGTCCACAACCGAAACCTTCGCTTTCATATCCGAGCGGATGTGGGCCGCCCATTTTTCGCAGCAACCGCATTGGGGATCGCGATACATCGTGTAGCTGGCCGCCTGAGCTCCGGCCGAACACGCGGCCAGCCCGAGCATGAGCAGACCGGATACACTCGTTCCGCGTATGGATCTGGAGAAATTGCCAATCATCGGCTGGTCCTTTCATTGTCCTGTCGGATCTTCCTTGCGCGCCAGAGCGAAATGGTGCCTGTGAGTGTGTTGAAGCGTTCCAGGCATTGAGCGTCGTCAAATCGGCTCAGGAGCAACTGCTCCAAAGCTCCGTCTGCGTTCGGCTGCGTATCGGTAATGCCGTCCAGGCGCTGGACACTGTTGCGATACAGAGCGCGCATCAGCCGACCGTCCTGCCGCATATAATCGGCGATGAGCAACTCACCTCCCGGCGCAAGGAAGCCAATCATCTGGTCGAGTAGCGACTTCTTGCTCACCAAGGGGACCTGATGGAAGACAAGGCTGCTGACGATCTTGTCTGCGCGCCAGTTTGCTTCCGGCACCAAGCTGTCCAGAAAGCCATTGTGCCAGCGCGGCGCATTGGCGACGCCTGAAAACTTCCTTTTCGCAAGAGCCAGAGCCTGGGCGTCGGGTTCGATGCCGATCATGTCGGCATCTGGGCAAGACTGCGTCAGCTCGGCCAACAAGCTCCCTGTGCCGCAGCCGACATCGATCAATCTGTCCCCCTTCTTCAATCGCGCGTGCTGAATGATGGCGCCGCGCCACGCAGATTCCGACGTGCACACGCGAATGGCCAGATCATAGAACGGTGTCAGAAGGTGGTGACCAAGAGGAGGCGTGTAGCCATGGTCCGCCTTCGCCGCTGTGTTGGAAGCTTCCATCTCTGCTTGAGTCCCCGATGATTGGAGTGGAACACGATCTCTCCGCCAAGTTGGCACTGAACGAGAGGGGCTCGGCTCGATTCATTGCCTTTACGCCTGCGGAAGTATGATCCCTCAAAAATATTTCGAGGGCTGCAGGGCCGCGCTGCGTATAGACAACCGGAGCCATGATTAAGGAGGCCGAACGATGGACGACGAAGCGCTGGATATGCTCCTGCGAAGGCTTGCGGCCGATGCGCCCGTTATGGTTGCGGGGCCGGAATTTCACGACAGTCTTTGGCAGCGCATCGGGCAAATGACTGAGGCGCGCGAACATCGCCGCAGAACCATATTGGGCCTGCTGATATTTGCGATCGGCCTCGGAGCAGGCATGGGAACGCAATATCCTGGCCCAGCGCATCCTGTCGGCTATACGCTGGTGGACGGGGCCGATCTGGCTCCCTCTGCGCTTCTCCACATCGCGCCATGAAGGTCACGCCCTTCTACGCGGTCCTGCTGCTGATTTTGGCGGTAGCGGCCGGCAGTCTTGGTGCATTCGCGACCAACCGCTGGCTTGCCCAAGAGGATACGTCCCGCGGCATGCACGACTTCGTGCACAAGGAGTTGCGCCTTACATCCGCGCAGGAAGTCCGCCTCGGTGCGCTGGAGCGGAATTTTGCCATAGAGCATCGTAAACTCGAACTTGCATTGCGCTCCGCCAATGCGGGCCTTGCCGAGGCAATGAGCGAGGAGCAGCGCTACGGCCCCAAGGTCGCTGCCGAGATCGACGAGGTCCACGCACGGATGGGAGATCTCCAGAAGGCGACCGTCCGACACGTCTTTGATATGCGCGCCCTGCTCGATCCCGCGCAACAGAAGGCGTTCGACCGCGAGGTAAGCAAGGCTCTCACCAGTGATCCAAAGAGCTAGACGGTTGTGTTCGAGGACTGCGACAGCGAGGACCGGCGGCTTATCGTTGCGGCGAGAGCCGGTGATCGCAGCGCATTTGACAGGCTCGTCGCAGATCATGCTTCAAGACTCCTTGGTCTTTCCCTGCGAATGCTTGGCGAAAAATCCGACGCCGAAGATGCCGTGCAGAATGCGTTGTCCTCAGCGTGGCTGGCGCTGTATCGTTTCGACCAAACAAAACCGGTCGCGCCATGGCTTACGACAATCACAATCAACAAATGTCGCGATATTATGCGACGGCGCCGTATTTCCCGCCTGCTGAGATTCGAAGCGGAAGATGACGCGAATTCCATCGCTCATCCCGACCCCCATCAGGAAGAACGGCTGATAATCCGTCAAAACCTCGAATTCTTGCAGCGGGAAATAGTGCGTCTGCCGCCGAAACTGAAGGAACCATTCATCCTGGTCGTGTTCGATGGGCGCAGTCACGAGGAAGCCGCAAAGATTCTCGGCATCAGCAGAAAGGCGGTGGAAACACGCATATACCGCGCACGAAATTTTCTTCGCGAGAAGTTTGAAATAATCTGAGGGGTCGTGCGTCCTGCCTCGTACCAGCCATTGACATCCAACAACGGGTTTTCATTATGCCAACACTTAATCGACGAAAATTTCTGGCCACGGGCACAGCCTCGTTGGGAGCGCTCGGCGTAGCGCATGCCATGCCGGCCTGGGCACGTGGCGCGGCGGGGGGCACTCTGGCACGGCGCGGCAGCGATGTGCTGTCTGGCGAGCACCTCACCATGACCGTTGCCGACGCCGCCTTCCGGACCGGCAAGCGCCACGGGCCGGCGGTTACCGTTAATGGCACGCTGCCGGGGCCGCTGGTGCGGCTCAAGGAAGGCCAGAAGCTTGTCGTCGACCTCGTCAACGACAGCTCCGAAGGCACATCCATCCACTGGCATGGCATGCTGGTGCCGTTCCTGATGGACGGCGTACCGGGCGTGACCATGGCGGCGGTGAAGCCCGGCGAGACATTTCGCTACGAATTCCCGATCCGCCAGGCTGGCACCTATTGGTGGCATGCCCATACGCTGCAGGAGCCGATGGGGCACTACGGCCCGATCGTGATCGATCCGCTTGAGCCCGATCCCTTCACCTGGGACCGGGAATATGTGCTGATGCTGTCCGACTGGTCGCCCATGCAGCCCATGACGATCATGGAAAAGCTCCGGACCCAGGCCGATTATTTCAATTACCATCAGACCACCGCCACCGACGACTATCCGCTGAACGGCGCGCAGCGGCGGAT
Coding sequences within:
- a CDS encoding trans-aconitate 2-methyltransferase; amino-acid sequence: MEASNTAAKADHGYTPPLGHHLLTPFYDLAIRVCTSESAWRGAIIQHARLKKGDRLIDVGCGTGSLLAELTQSCPDADMIGIEPDAQALALAKRKFSGVANAPRWHNGFLDSLVPEANWRADKIVSSLVFHQVPLVSKKSLLDQMIGFLAPGGELLIADYMRQDGRLMRALYRNSVQRLDGITDTQPNADGALEQLLLSRFDDAQCLERFNTLTGTISLWRARKIRQDNERTSR
- the copC gene encoding copper homeostasis periplasmic binding protein CopC, with the protein product MTPVRTLLAAFGLATALISGTAAQAHPKLVSSTPAADATVERPARIELRFNETLVNQFSGIDLVMTDMPGMKMPPMKIAVDTSVGADGKTLVAVPKSALHTGTYKLDWHAVTADTHRVNGTFNFKVK
- the copD gene encoding copper homeostasis membrane protein CopD; amino-acid sequence: MPDVAAVLIRFALYMDLMLLFGLPLFALYGLRGVERSPEAALTLRRLVGGIAFIGLLLSGQAIVSLTASMSGVAPGEVDSSALRLVIGGTSVGTTWLVRIGALLLFLVIALSPHGLRTGWMWLLSLLGAVALSSVVWTGHGAMDEGWVGLIHLGADIIHLLAAGVWVAALLALTTLLFRPHRRMTQAHVEFSHRALASFAVVGTVVVALLVLTGGVNSWLLVGPERFGSLLGSLYGQLLLVKLLLFGVMLGLAAANRFYMTPVLEAAIACGDHIGAVNGLRKTLLTETTCAIVILGLVAWLGMLEPPISGM
- a CDS encoding RNA polymerase sigma factor, whose protein sequence is MFEDCDSEDRRLIVAARAGDRSAFDRLVADHASRLLGLSLRMLGEKSDAEDAVQNALSSAWLALYRFDQTKPVAPWLTTITINKCRDIMRRRRISRLLRFEAEDDANSIAHPDPHQEERLIIRQNLEFLQREIVRLPPKLKEPFILVVFDGRSHEEAAKILGISRKAVETRIYRARNFLREKFEII
- a CDS encoding Spy/CpxP family protein refolding chaperone; protein product: MKVTPFYAVLLLILAVAAGSLGAFATNRWLAQEDTSRGMHDFVHKELRLTSAQEVRLGALERNFAIEHRKLELALRSANAGLAEAMSEEQRYGPKVAAEIDEVHARMGDLQKATVRHVFDMRALLDPAQQKAFDREVSKALTSDPKS
- a CDS encoding DUF411 domain-containing protein, which translates into the protein MIGNFSRSIRGTSVSGLLMLGLAACSAGAQAASYTMYRDPQCGCCEKWAAHIRSDMKAKVSVVDTADMTSLKDRKGVPQQLRSCHSMVVDGYVIEGHAPARDIARLLREKPAGVRGLAVPGMPLGSPGMEVGGRIQHYAVIAFGPGGTKLFASYP